ATGTTAATTTGAGACAAGCGACTATTTTATCAGTTATGTTATCTGGGTGGACAGGAGGGCCAAATAATACAATAAACTGATGCAATGTAGTGTATTTCCAACATTGTGTTGTATGTATTTGCACAACTAGTTATGTGGCTATGCGGTACCTGCTGTTGGTTTGAATTGATATACATATTTCTTCCAGAGTGAATCATAATTAGGGATGGGCACCAAATTCAGTACTTAAACAGGCACTGATCGGATTCTGCCAGGTatcaattcacgtaaaatcaaactacatattttgatacctttgttttatgtgacgtcacgttaGGTTGCAGACTCCAGACGGCGAGAACATTTGGCGAGCAAACaggcactcaagcagcactcagagcaGATTCATTcggactgcctctaggtaatcTTACAATTTTCCATGCTAAGAAAGTAAATATGCCGGATAAAAAACACTCtaaagtacagtaaggctccacttttcaaaatgcgctagctcaatgctaatttgcaTTGGATTTGCTATAGACAttctaccgattagcattagcgattttacatggcaatttcaacaccttctaatttggtaatgaaaactaaacTAAGATACATTTTGCTACCAaacagctagtgtgtaataagtacagtatttacagtataaaACACTTTTAGGGCTCAACAATAGACTAGACTTAGCTTAATTGCAAATACTACTTCTTGACTAGGCAACACTCCGTAGTCTGTAgacactactgccatccaacATCTTTGATTTGAACCTGCATGCAGAGTATACTACGGCATATAATACAGTACTTGTAAATGAGACTtagacatgtaaaaaaaaatacaagatatACAAATTTGACAGCACAGTTATTACttcactgttaaatgttaaaaaaaaatgattttattattaaacaaaccaacatttattaacacagaaGTACCAAAAATTGTTACCGTtgagtatcgattcccaggtatctggaattggtaccgtatcaattcaaatgtgaaaaCGTATCCAACCCTAATCATAAAACCTTTTGAAAAACATACACATTAAATTTGCATTACCCATGATAGAGTATTAATAAACCGATAGATGTCATAATGTATTAATGTTGTATAGTTATGCATGAGTAGTTGTATACATATTTATCTTATATAAAGATGCATGTCTCTATTCAGTCATTCACATGATGAGATagtaagtaaaaaataaaaacactccaACGACAAGCTGAAGATGCTTCACTGTGTTACTGAATGAATAATTAGGCCGGGGTCCTACCCTGCAGAATGTGCTGGGCAGTCTGGACGCAGCGAAGTGAGGGAGAGCAATAAACAAAGTCTAATGTAGTGTGGCTTTCCAACAAGGCTTCACCTGCGATGGAGCAATCACAGTATGATTAAACCTGCAAGAATAAGTCACATCATTGGGAGGATCTCGCTTCAACTGACAATACTGATCTCCCCCTTTATGTGTCTTTTGTCTGAACTATACCAACCTACAAGACGGGCCTGAGTGGAGCCGAACACAGTAATTGGACAATCTTTGTCATAGTCCCGGTGACCCCCACTTCTGGATGGCAGGCTGGACGGCATGTTGAGATTTGAGCGTACGTATCGACCTACACTTGCAAACACAATAATCTTCAGTGTGCTTAATCTTAGCATGTTTAGCATCACGTGTGTCATTTGTGCACACCTTTAGCATCAAAGCACTGAGTCACCCAATGTTTCCCAAACACAACATCCATCCTCTCCCCATGTCGACACACAAACAGTCTCATCCTGGATAGAGACGAATGACCAGCTGCCCGCGTCACCTGAAATAAGGAAGACAAGAGGTCTATCACACCAGAGGTCTTCCACAAGGGGGTCGTACAACATTTGGTTGATTAGACTTTTAACATTTCCCCCATAATCATTCCAAAAaaattacatgttttaaaaatgcacattaacattgatccaacacaTTGTAGTGAACAGATAAAAGGAGGCAGAAGACGTCTTTCACATTCAGCAACAAACAGGAGCGCTTGCAAGCAGGGCGCCTCTTTTTTCCACCTGTCTTCCAACAAGAAGGACCAGCCCCTATCACCAAGCTCTGTCAGGTTTCCTGTAATTGGCCCGGGAGCCCATTTTTTgtgaacaaaaaaacacaagcagAAGAGAGATaagcccccccaacccccccatcTATTTAAGATAAAGATTAATATGGAACCTTTAGCaccagattttatatatatatatatatatatatatatatatatatatatatatatatatatatatatatatatatatatatatatatatatatatatagtgaacaaaataaaaaaaaaattcacttatCTTATTATATTTAGaatttaccataccataccaactttataatTTGCATATTGTTGTAAACCTGATAATGTACTGAATGTGTGGTACTGAATGctacatacaattgttttaacAAAGTAAAGTGGCTAGTGCACAATAACCAAACAATtgcaaaaactactttttgctgcCATTTAAACCATTTGAGTTTTGCCTTCAAAGCCTTCTTGTATCCAGAGACTTACTTTCTGAGTTTGTAATCAATaacaaaaaacaccaacaaattTGTTTGtaataagaacaagaaaagacagtattgtttatatactgatactgtACTAGGTATCAATAGCATCGACATCTGGATCGTTTAACCccactttacattgaagctttagcggttagcttcttacACCGTACTGCTCAGTGTCCGTGAGTAGCATGCTTAGCCGTTACATTTCCTTTAGTCCTCCAGTGATGAAACGTAAAATAAACTCAGTTTATATTCCACCATGGTGATGAGGATTAGTACCTTAGAAGTGGCTTCGAATGGTGGATAGACGTGTTCGTTGTAGCTTGCTCTCAAATTTGAGCCAGTTATCTAATGGAATTAATGCAACCcctactaaaaaataaaaaataatatggaAAAGTAATTGTGGTAAAAAAACaaggtaaacatttattttgggagtgaacatcATCGCATATGTTTGAGTTGCATAACAAATATTTTATTCAAACACTGAGGACATGTTAGCATCTATAAACATTTGTCCCTTATCATACTTTATCAGatagactttttttttagtttggctCTTTAAgactataaatatgtttttattgtataAGTTATACTTCTTCATTTTCatctggttttgattgattgattgaaacttttattagtagattgcacagtacagtacatattccgtacaattgaccactaaatggtaacacctgaataagtttttcaacttgtttaagtcggggtccacgtaaatcaattcatggtaattgagTTTAGATAcacgtttgtttttttaactttttaagttatgtaaaaaaaatatacatagcaATACTGCTGTGGTAaatgtgcaatttcaatgttatgtGCTTTTATGGAaagtttatttaaaatattttccaaTAAAAATAGACATTCAggcttaaaagtttttttttttttcaattactcgattaatcgaacaaattaatcgataagattactcgattactaaaataatcgatagctgctgcCCTATagatatttgattaaaaaaaacaacactgcatGCATCCCAGCATTTTATTCatctattttttttaccaattgtCCTTATTGGGGTCACAGGTGCCTATCACAGCTGACTTAGGGCAGGAGGTAGGGTATACCTTGGACAGATCACCAGCCAATCGCAGAGCACATACAGACAATCATTCACATCTCTTATTAATTTAACATGCCTTTTTTTGTGGATGTGTGAGGAAAAAAATCCGtacaacatgcaaactccacacacagaGTCCCCAACAGAGAtgaaaacccacaatctcctgcCAAAATGCTGAACACTTGGCCACAGTGCAAAAAAGCAtgttattaatattagtattaacAATTTACGTATTTGTCAGTACGAAACAGTAAGAAAATATTTTGCACCCCCCCAACTCTCCACCATGACTATAAATAGAATGATTTAGCTATACAACTGTTATAACTATACctttgcataacattgtaagcttattaacattaaaggaaccAACACGCTggcctttcctcgtctcccaatGTATTGGGACAGCTGTGGATTACAATGTCAAGCAATGGCCACATAATCCTACATGGCTTGTACAGTACCTGTATGGGAGGACAGAGGCCAGTGAGGCTGGGAGGATCCACCAGACTGTCAAGCAGACTATCAGTGTGTTGCCCATCAAATAGTAATCCACTAACGGTGCCGCCGGAGTTAGACGCAGCAGTACAGTTGAGAACAGAATGAGATCTTAAGATGGAACACAAGATGCTTTGTTTATTACAATTCAAAAATGAGTACTTTATGAAACATTCTTCTCCTTCTCACCCATGGACAACCCAAGTGTCCGATTCATCAGCGCGACTGACATAGTTTTCAGGCAGCAGGCCGGACAGCCCCGTGTTCAGCGAAGTGCCGTACACCCAGCCCTCACTGGCACTGCTTTGCTCCATTGGAGCCATGAAGATGAAGTCTCCAGGCACCAGCTCGAGCTCGTCGTCATTTTGAGGCACGTAGGGGTACATGACTTGCAGTGTCTAGCAGAGACAATTATAGAAAAAGTGGAAGTAATTGTTTTGAATGTTAAGAAAAAAGGGGTGTCAACTCAGGTAAAATTCAGTCTAGAGAGGAAGCAGCCCTACTTCGTGATTAGCAAAGCGTATATCCCTAGAGAAGAGCACGGCCAGCCAGTCGCAGCCTGTCGACACGTCCACACTCTTGGCCAACTTCTCCAAGATTGGAAGATGGCTGGCTTGGAAGTGGTAGGCCAACGTGACATGCAGCTGTTTCTTGTGAGGCTCAACATGCACATCTGTTGATAAAGTGTGCACTCCAATGACAAATTGTTTTGGCAATTGacttttaaaatgtataaataacgtTGGCATGGTATGGTAATTGTGATGCGGACTTAAATAATAAGAACCTGCTTTAGTTTCCGCTTCGGTGGCAAAATCCGCCGCAAAACTCTTCAGCACCTCTGCAACCTGCTCATCCACGAAGAGGCCGATAAATGTGGAGGATGTGTACAACTCCAGGGGCAGGGGCATGGGGACACGGCCTTTCCACTTGGTCACGGTGGACAGGAGGGCGTCGGACAGGGCCTCCACCTTCCCATCAGCACACTATGAAGTCAATAAAACAGTGGAGACATCAACTTAAATGGTAAGAAAACAGCAAAATCAaagatttaaaatgtatttcttgaACAAAGAATTCCACGACATCAAACAAGTTGTTACAATGTTGTGGCTAACTAATGTACAAGATATATCAGTCCGCAGGGTTCTCCAACCCGCCGCTCGTCCATGCCTTTCAGAATAGCTTGGCAGAGGGATCTAAAAATGTGACACGCAACTTGGCACGGCTAACACATCTGCTATACGGTGGCCGAACgatcaaatattttaaatggCTCTTCTACATGAACAATGGGTACTTATTCACACAATAGTATAAAATAGTAACTGGGATTCGGTTCTCAAAGTTCACTTATCGCCAAggatgggtgatatggcctaatatctatatcgcgatatatattgcagcctcttgctATAACGATTCGTATCATGACATATTATTTGACATATAAATGAtagaacatttttaaaacagaTTACAAAGGCTTCTGATGTGGCTGCTGGTCTATGCAGTAATAGTGTGTatttttccagttgtattattgtaTTCCAAATATTAATGTACTGGTAATATCTGGTTACTATCTGTTGTAATATGGTTATATCTACACTTATGCtacaatgtaataagcacttaatcttctgttgtttggacactttacattagttttgggcaatactacaaatgtgggtatcaattcaataccaaatagttacaggagcAGTATTGGTCACACCAACGCAGGCACTTaacattttcaagatcattgaatcattgcattttttttaaatcacaatttTTAGCAGACAAAAACAATGTGTAACAATATCAGTTAATTCCTGAAATAAACTCTGATTTAAATCCTCTGggttttgcccttaaagtcctcctgtgtccttagacttatttcctgagtttgtaaacaataacaaaaacgacaaaatataTATTGAACCACAGTGGAAATGATCTGACACCTGATATGTTCTAATCATTACTGTCTATATATTATTGATCCGCCTACCGCTGCTTATTTTCAAGAGCTCTAGCCTAGCGGTTACCGGTTAACATATCCACCTAAGGTGTGTAGTgtggcatgtttagctattcattGTCATTcagtgatgatacttgtaagaaatgtatttTGTTTGCCGCCCTgtaggtgaggattagtgatttagaagtaacttcACACCAGTGATgtgcagtgaggttcatggctggtgaggcactgacttcatcacagtcagatttacaaacatataaaccctaaa
This Entelurus aequoreus isolate RoL-2023_Sb linkage group LG05, RoL_Eaeq_v1.1, whole genome shotgun sequence DNA region includes the following protein-coding sequences:
- the LOC133650497 gene encoding ubiquitin-associated and SH3 domain-containing protein B-like, translating into MAAKEELYAKVTPRRQRQNRIGTVKHGSTLDVLLSMGFPKTRALKALVSTGGKNVQAACDWLFSHVDDPFLDDPLPREYVLYLRPSGQLLQQLSHFWQQSRVSCGKNKAHNIFPHITLCQFFMCADGKVEALSDALLSTVTKWKGRVPMPLPLELYTSSTFIGLFVDEQVAEVLKSFAADFATEAETKADVHVEPHKKQLHVTLAYHFQASHLPILEKLAKSVDVSTGCDWLAVLFSRDIRFANHETLQVMYPYVPQNDDELELVPGDFIFMAPMEQSSASEGWVYGTSLNTGLSGLLPENYVSRADESDTWVVHGSHSVLNCTAASNSGGTVSGLLFDGQHTDSLLDSLVDPPSLTGLCPPIQVTRAAGHSSLSRMRLFVCRHGERMDVVFGKHWVTQCFDAKGRYVRSNLNMPSSLPSRSGGHRDYDKDCPITVFGSTQARLVGEALLESHTTLDFVYCSPSLRCVQTAQHILQGLQQEGKTKIRVEPGLFEWTKWVSGTSLPTWIPPTELAAANLGVDTTYRPHISINKLVVSESYDTYISRSFQVTREILSECKNLGNKVLIVAHASSLEACTRQIQGLSPQNSKDFVQVVRKIPYLGFCACEEMGETGVWQLVDPPILPLTHGPNHCFNWREMLMQD